The following are encoded in a window of Cydia splendana chromosome 6, ilCydSple1.2, whole genome shotgun sequence genomic DNA:
- the LOC134791311 gene encoding uncharacterized protein LOC134791311 isoform X1: MGGVPLGVSLSEGELDVEGVCSKQGVACLNCSLAIKCVILPVGWLKVPLESCGEGMTCNAHLGGCSDQHVPECDFATSEYQHSCEQIGMFPDAHDCRKFHICSPPEHSPSGRPADHRTALCPRHYGYNPATAQCSIPLKDGQCDKRPVPSCTKIGQTGVLPGSANHYYVCRMKYSSLQPQIFLCPHGWYFLDGFCRPEPDVKCTTEATTVKATEVSRLESFFSTEKASTYKPDTFLADKFDLANYEVADDEQRVTADSWENNVSW; this comes from the exons ATGGGGGGAGTTCCCCTGGGTGTCTCATTGAGTGAGGGCGAGCTGGACGTGGAAGGGGTCTGCAGCAAGCAGGGTGTGGCTTGCCTGAACTGCTCGCTGGCTATCAAGTGTGTGATACTGCCGGTTGGATGgctaaag GTCCCGTTGGAATCATGCGGGGAAGGTATGACTTGCAACGCTCACCTCGGTGGTTGCTCCGACCAGCACGTGCCTGAATGCGACTTTGCCACCAGCGAATATCAACACTCGTGTGAACAG ATTGGCATGTTTCCCGATGCCCACGACTGCAGAAAGTTCCACATCTGCTCGCCTCCCGAACACAGTCCTTCTGGTAGACCAGCAGACCACCGCACCGCGCTGTGCCCGAGACACTATGGCTATAATCCGGCGACTGCTCAGTGCTCG ATTCCACTGAAAGACGGCCAATGCGACAAGAGACCCGTACCCAGCTGCACCAAAATCGGCCAAACGGGCGTTCTTCCCGGCAGCGCTAACCATTACTACGTCTGTCGCATGAAGTACAGCAGCCTCCAACCACAAATATTCCTGTGCCCCCATGGCTGGTACTTCCTCGACGGCTTCTGCAGACCAGAACCTGACGTCAAATGCACCACTGAAGCTACCACTGTAAAAGCGACCGAAGTGTCTAGATTAGAGAGTTTCTTTTCCACTGAGAAGGCCAGCACGTACAAGCCAGATACCTTCTTGGCTGACAAGTTTGATTTGGCTAATTATGAGGTTGCTGATGATGAACAAAGAGTCACGGCAGATTCCTGGGAGAATAATGTTTCTTGGTAG
- the LOC134791311 gene encoding uncharacterized protein LOC134791311 isoform X2: MWLKIVLLVFGVTASRSLDVGGVLSGNRMGGVPLGVSLSEGELDVEGVCSKQGVACLNCSLAIKCVILPVGWLKVPLESCGEGMTCNAHLGGCSDQHVPECDFATSEYQHSCEQIGMFPDAHDCRKFHICSPPEHSPSGRPADHRTALCPRHYGYNPATAQCSIPLKDGQCDKRPVPSCTKIGQTGVLPGSANHYYVCRMKYSSLQPQIFLCPHGWYFLDGFCRPEPDVKCTTEATTVKATEVSRLESFFSTEKASTYKPDTFLADKFDLANYEVADDEQRVTADSWENNVSW; encoded by the exons ATGTGGTTAAAAATTGTGCTACTTGTTTTTGGTGTTACG GCTTCTAGATCGCTAGATGTCGGTGGGGTGCTCTCAGGCAACCGGATGGGGGGAGTTCCCCTGGGCGTCTCCTTGAGCGAGGGCGAGCTGGACGTGGAAGGGGTCTGCAGCAAACAGGGTGTGGCTTGCCTGAACTGCTCGCTGGCTATCAAGTGTGTGATACTGCCAGTTGGATGGCTAAAG GTCCCGTTGGAATCATGCGGGGAAGGTATGACTTGCAACGCTCACCTCGGTGGTTGCTCCGACCAGCACGTGCCTGAATGCGACTTTGCCACCAGCGAATATCAACACTCGTGTGAACAG ATTGGCATGTTTCCCGATGCCCACGACTGCAGAAAGTTCCACATCTGCTCGCCTCCCGAACACAGTCCTTCTGGTAGACCAGCAGACCACCGCACCGCGCTGTGCCCGAGACACTATGGCTATAATCCGGCGACTGCTCAGTGCTCG ATTCCACTGAAAGACGGCCAATGCGACAAGAGACCCGTACCCAGCTGCACCAAAATCGGCCAAACGGGCGTTCTTCCCGGCAGCGCTAACCATTACTACGTCTGTCGCATGAAGTACAGCAGCCTCCAACCACAAATATTCCTGTGCCCCCATGGCTGGTACTTCCTCGACGGCTTCTGCAGACCAGAACCTGACGTCAAATGCACCACTGAAGCTACCACTGTAAAAGCGACCGAAGTGTCTAGATTAGAGAGTTTCTTTTCCACTGAGAAGGCCAGCACGTACAAGCCAGATACCTTCTTGGCTGACAAGTTTGATTTGGCTAATTATGAGGTTGCTGATGATGAACAAAGAGTCACGGCAGATTCCTGGGAGAATAATGTTTCTTGGTAG